One Caldilineales bacterium genomic region harbors:
- a CDS encoding glutamine--tRNA ligase/YqeY domain fusion protein, protein MTSPTEVSNPSEAAPRDFIREIVRADQEKGTYGGRVITRFPPEPNGYLHIGHAKSICLNFGLAQEFGGRCHLRFDDTNPETEDIEYVESIMEAIRWLGFDWGEHLYFASDYYDQLYQFAIRLIEDGKAYVDSLSDEEIREHRGTVMQPGRESPFRNRSVAENLDLFQRMAAGEFANGAHVLRAKIDMASPNMKLRDPLLYRIRHVSHYRTGDKWCIYPMYDFAHPLSDAIEGITHSICTLEFENNRAIYDWLLDQLLEEPRPHQHEFARLALDYTVMSKRKLLQLVEEGLVSGWDDPRLPTIFGMRRRGMPPEAIRAFSERVGVARVNSRVEYELLEHCLRSELNFSAPRVMCVLQPLKVVISNYPHGQTEWLEAPYWPRDVPRQGSRPLPFGRELYIEADDFRLDPPKAFYRLAPGREVRLRHAYIIRCDEAVTDPASGEVVELRCTYDPTTLGANPSDRKVQSAIHWLAAPQALPAEVRLYDRLFTKADPDDVAEGENFKDFLNPDSLKVIPGALIEPSVAADPAGSRYQFERQGYFAADSVDSRPGALVFNRIVALRDSWAKVEGGETQGRREGGREGRRDAAREGRSEGGREAEGRKVEAGPIVLDAEMERIAPLIDAVLSAHPDKAAAYRDGKTGLLGFFVGQVVKAAAGQASPQAISALVQQRLTGR, encoded by the coding sequence ATGACAAGTCCTACCGAAGTTTCCAATCCAAGTGAAGCCGCCCCGCGCGATTTCATCCGCGAGATCGTCCGCGCTGACCAGGAAAAGGGCACCTATGGCGGCAGAGTGATCACCCGCTTCCCGCCCGAACCGAATGGCTACCTGCACATTGGCCATGCCAAGTCCATCTGCCTGAACTTCGGCCTGGCCCAGGAGTTCGGCGGGCGCTGCCACCTCCGTTTCGACGACACCAACCCCGAAACCGAGGATATCGAGTATGTCGAGTCGATCATGGAGGCGATCCGCTGGCTGGGGTTCGACTGGGGCGAGCATCTCTACTTCGCTTCCGACTATTACGACCAGCTCTATCAGTTCGCCATCCGCCTGATCGAGGACGGCAAGGCTTATGTGGATAGCCTGAGCGACGAGGAGATCCGGGAGCATCGGGGCACGGTGATGCAGCCGGGGCGAGAGAGTCCGTTTCGGAACCGGTCGGTGGCCGAGAATCTGGACCTGTTCCAGCGGATGGCCGCAGGCGAGTTCGCCAACGGCGCCCATGTCCTGCGGGCCAAGATCGACATGGCCTCGCCCAACATGAAGCTGCGCGACCCCCTGCTCTACCGCATCCGCCATGTCTCCCACTACCGCACCGGCGACAAGTGGTGCATCTACCCGATGTATGACTTCGCCCACCCCCTATCCGATGCCATCGAAGGGATCACGCATTCGATCTGCACGCTGGAATTCGAGAACAACCGCGCCATCTACGACTGGCTGCTGGATCAGTTGCTAGAGGAGCCGCGGCCCCATCAGCACGAATTTGCCCGCCTGGCCCTGGATTACACGGTGATGAGCAAGCGCAAGCTGCTGCAACTGGTGGAGGAGGGGCTGGTGAGCGGTTGGGACGACCCGCGCCTGCCCACGATCTTCGGTATGCGACGCCGGGGCATGCCACCGGAGGCGATCCGGGCCTTTTCCGAGCGGGTGGGCGTGGCCCGTGTGAACAGCCGGGTGGAGTACGAGCTGCTGGAGCATTGTCTGCGCTCGGAACTCAACTTCAGCGCCCCGCGGGTGATGTGCGTCCTGCAGCCGCTTAAGGTGGTGATCAGCAATTATCCCCACGGCCAGACCGAATGGCTGGAGGCCCCCTACTGGCCGCGCGATGTGCCCCGGCAAGGCTCGCGACCGCTCCCCTTCGGACGCGAGCTGTATATCGAGGCCGATGATTTCCGCCTCGACCCGCCCAAAGCTTTCTATCGCCTGGCGCCGGGCCGCGAAGTGCGGCTGCGCCATGCCTACATCATCCGCTGCGACGAGGCCGTGACCGACCCGGCCAGCGGTGAGGTGGTGGAACTGCGCTGCACCTATGACCCCACCACCCTGGGCGCCAACCCCAGCGACCGCAAGGTGCAGAGCGCCATCCACTGGCTGGCGGCCCCCCAGGCGCTGCCGGCCGAGGTGCGGCTCTATGATCGTCTGTTCACCAAAGCCGACCCCGATGATGTGGCTGAGGGGGAGAACTTCAAAGATTTTCTCAACCCCGACTCGCTCAAGGTGATCCCCGGCGCTTTGATCGAGCCGAGCGTGGCCGCCGACCCGGCCGGCAGCCGCTACCAGTTCGAGCGCCAGGGCTATTTCGCCGCCGACAGCGTCGATTCACGGCCAGGGGCGCTGGTGTTCAACCGCATCGTGGCGCTGCGCGATTCGTGGGCGAAGGTGGAGGGCGGGGAGACGCAGGGACGCAGGGAGGGAGGGAGGGAGGGACGCAGGGACGCAGCGAGGGAGGGACGCAGCGAGGGAGGGAGGGAGGCCGAAGGGCGGAAGGTGGAGGCTGGTCCAATCGTGCTCGACGCCGAGATGGAGCGGATAGCGCCACTGATCGACGCCGTGCTGTCGGCCCATCCCGACAAGGCAGCGGCCTACCGCGACGGCAAGACGGGGCTGTTGGGCTTCTTCGTCGGCCAGGTGGTGAAGGCAGCAGCCGGCCAGGCCAGCCCGCAGGCCATCAGCGCCCTGGTGCAGCAGCGCCTCACCGGGCGATAG
- a CDS encoding DUF4332 domain-containing protein codes for MTLRISDVYGVDAALAAKLKDAGLDDSAKLLAAVAQPDDRKALADRLGLDERALLELGNRADLARIKGIGAVYSDLLEFAGVDTVAELAGRNPGNLYAKIMEVASQHSVKRPPQADDVADWVAQAKVLGRGIFY; via the coding sequence ATGACACTTCGCATCAGTGACGTCTATGGCGTCGACGCCGCCCTGGCCGCCAAACTCAAGGATGCCGGGCTGGACGATTCGGCCAAGCTGCTGGCGGCCGTGGCCCAACCCGATGACCGCAAGGCGCTGGCCGATCGGCTGGGCCTCGACGAGCGCGCCCTGCTGGAGCTGGGCAACCGCGCCGACCTGGCCCGGATCAAAGGCATCGGCGCCGTCTACTCCGACTTGCTCGAATTTGCCGGCGTCGATACCGTGGCTGAGCTGGCCGGCCGCAACCCCGGCAACCTCTACGCCAAGATCATGGAGGTCGCCTCCCAACACTCGGTCAAACGGCCGCCGCAGGCCGACGACGTGGCCGACTGGGTGGCTCAGGCCAAGGTGCTGGGCCGCGGCATCTTCTACTGA
- the mreD gene encoding rod shape-determining protein MreD — MTVLLVYLPFSLVLVAIQSTFFGRIGLAGGRADLVLLSLVLFTLLAGRRQATVAAVVVAPFYDLMSGLPVGTSVLPFLAAVYLAGMGERTLFGARFGWPILLTFIAAVVVGLITVAEIALLGHSVAWDQTILRAIVPSALLNAVCILPLYLAAESLRQRRLPVSR, encoded by the coding sequence ATGACCGTCCTCCTCGTCTACCTGCCCTTCAGCCTCGTGCTTGTGGCCATCCAGTCAACATTCTTCGGACGCATCGGTCTGGCAGGCGGCCGCGCTGACCTGGTGTTGCTCAGCCTGGTGCTTTTCACCTTGCTGGCCGGGCGACGCCAGGCCACCGTCGCCGCGGTGGTGGTGGCGCCGTTCTACGACCTGATGTCGGGGTTGCCGGTGGGGACGTCGGTGCTGCCGTTTCTCGCCGCCGTCTATCTGGCCGGGATGGGCGAACGCACCCTATTCGGGGCGCGCTTTGGCTGGCCGATCCTCCTCACCTTCATCGCCGCCGTCGTCGTCGGGCTGATCACCGTGGCCGAGATCGCCTTGCTTGGCCACTCCGTCGCCTGGGACCAGACCATCCTGCGGGCGATCGTCCCCAGCGCCCTGCTCAACGCCGTTTGCATCCTCCCGCTCTACCTGGCCGCCGAGAGCCTGCGCCAGCGGCGCCTCCCTGTCAGCCGTTGA
- the rodA gene encoding rod shape-determining protein RodA, with translation MTRSNWRHFDWVLLAAVVLLSLFGVVMISSAVQGDPELAQYPQRQAVYIVVGLVLLASLSLLDYHTLGSLTIPLYAIILLLLTLVGVVGQRLFGARSWLDFFGLFPIQPSELAKVVLLLALGGYLARRADDMDSAATIVTSLLIAAPLLVLVFLEPDLGTAIVLAVEVAFVLFAAGIRLRHMLVGLVAIGALAPMFWGLLADHQRTRLLMFIDPTSNPDSYFNVKQALVSVGSGGLLGKGFGEGTQSQLHFLRVRHTDFIFSVVAEELGFVGAVVLLFLLFIVLLRLWRIADQARDPFGRLLTVGVAGIILFQTVINVGMNMALVPVTGLPLPFVSYGGNAMLALFLMVGLAQSVAMRKQKIDF, from the coding sequence ATGACTCGCTCCAACTGGCGGCATTTCGACTGGGTCTTGCTGGCAGCGGTGGTGCTGCTCAGTCTGTTCGGCGTGGTCATGATCTCCAGCGCCGTGCAGGGCGACCCCGAACTTGCCCAATATCCCCAGCGCCAGGCTGTCTATATCGTCGTCGGTCTCGTGCTGCTGGCATCGCTGTCGCTGCTCGATTATCACACCCTGGGCAGCCTCACCATCCCCCTGTATGCCATCATCCTGCTGCTCCTGACCCTGGTGGGCGTGGTGGGCCAACGTTTGTTTGGCGCCCGCAGCTGGCTCGATTTCTTTGGCCTCTTCCCCATCCAGCCCTCCGAACTAGCCAAGGTGGTTCTACTGCTGGCATTGGGCGGTTATCTGGCCAGACGCGCCGATGACATGGACTCGGCCGCGACCATCGTCACCTCCCTGCTCATCGCCGCCCCGCTGCTGGTGCTGGTCTTCCTGGAGCCAGACCTGGGCACGGCCATCGTCCTGGCGGTCGAGGTGGCCTTTGTGCTCTTTGCCGCCGGCATCCGCCTCCGCCACATGCTGGTCGGGCTGGTCGCGATCGGCGCCCTGGCCCCTATGTTCTGGGGCCTGCTGGCCGACCACCAGCGAACGCGGCTGCTGATGTTCATCGACCCGACCTCGAACCCCGATTCCTACTTCAATGTCAAGCAAGCACTGGTCAGCGTGGGGTCGGGCGGACTGCTGGGCAAGGGCTTCGGCGAGGGCACACAGAGCCAGCTCCACTTCCTGCGCGTGCGCCACACCGACTTCATCTTCTCGGTTGTCGCCGAAGAACTCGGCTTCGTCGGCGCGGTCGTACTCTTGTTTCTACTCTTCATTGTCCTCCTCCGGCTTTGGCGCATCGCCGACCAGGCTCGCGACCCCTTTGGCCGTCTGCTGACCGTGGGCGTGGCCGGGATCATCCTCTTCCAGACCGTGATCAACGTGGGCATGAACATGGCCCTGGTTCCCGTCACCGGCCTGCCGCTGCCCTTTGTCAGCTATGGCGGCAATGCCATGCTGGCGCTGTTTCTGATGGTCGGCCTGGCGCAAAGCGTGGCCATGAGGAAGCAGAAGATCGATTTTTAG
- the mreC gene encoding rod shape-determining protein MreC: MTRFRRLRPFVLLLVVAAAFVVMILDTTGTLAPVEGIAQSILAPLASTLTEVRTTAANILQTARDLRSLRQRNSDLEALNERLTVENLQLSEVATENEQLRSFFQFAQTNPTYDFRGGQIIARVIGSGASPYADIIQIDLGQAHGIEAGMPVVTDRGLVGRILHVFPRSAELLLLSDPSSSINVMTQASRAPGSLHGRVGQFPIMEFIPPDVAVAAGEIVITSGLGSAFPKGLVVGQVVEVLRNDNRAFQQAVIRPTVDFDRLELVLVITNFPPEPTPATRPTASPTPAP, from the coding sequence TTGACACGTTTTCGTCGCCTACGCCCCTTTGTCCTCCTCCTGGTGGTGGCGGCGGCGTTTGTGGTCATGATCCTGGACACCACCGGGACCCTGGCTCCGGTCGAAGGCATCGCCCAAAGCATCCTGGCGCCGCTGGCAAGCACCCTGACCGAAGTCCGCACCACCGCCGCCAACATCCTCCAGACCGCCCGCGACCTGCGCAGCCTGCGCCAACGCAACAGTGACCTGGAGGCATTGAACGAGCGGTTGACGGTCGAAAACCTGCAACTCTCAGAAGTGGCGACCGAGAACGAGCAGTTGCGCTCGTTCTTCCAATTTGCGCAGACCAACCCCACCTATGACTTCCGTGGCGGCCAGATTATCGCCCGCGTCATCGGCAGCGGCGCCAGCCCCTACGCCGACATCATCCAGATCGACCTCGGCCAGGCCCACGGCATCGAAGCGGGGATGCCCGTGGTCACCGACCGTGGCCTGGTGGGGCGCATCCTGCACGTCTTCCCCCGCAGCGCCGAACTCCTCCTGCTCAGCGACCCCAGCAGCTCGATCAATGTCATGACCCAGGCCTCGCGGGCGCCGGGCAGCCTGCACGGGCGGGTGGGGCAGTTCCCGATCATGGAGTTCATCCCGCCCGATGTGGCCGTCGCCGCCGGCGAGATCGTCATCACCTCTGGGCTGGGGAGCGCGTTTCCAAAGGGTCTGGTCGTCGGCCAGGTGGTGGAGGTGCTACGCAACGACAACAGGGCCTTTCAACAGGCCGTCATCCGCCCCACCGTTGACTTCGACCGCCTGGAACTGGTGCTTGTGATCACCAACTTCCCGCCCGAACCGACCCCTGCGACCCGCCCCACCGCCTCGCCCACACCGGCGCCATGA
- the mrdA gene encoding penicillin-binding protein 2, with the protein MTPHSPHRSDATVRLWLLRLVTLLLFGILIGQLALMQFVRGASFQAEATFNRVRVVLTEGERGVIYDRDGRILARNTARFGVAVVPAELPDDPDYTVSQTKRHALYADLLHVLDESLAATAALTPTLAGGAPASSGPLPTAYFAGASLPAAPRPLNSDEIDAIVSQREAGSAFQPVLVAENLPRQAALRIEEQRYRLPGVELQLRSTREYPFGADVSHLIGYMGPIPEETRRLYEEKGYPADSWVGWTGLEFSFEDTLRGQSGRRVIEVDVNGRERTTLGDEIPPTPGKNLILSLDMELQTAMRQALVAGIDPKRSEGAVAVALDPRNGFVLGMVSLPTYDNNIFADGITEQEYTAIAEARGRPLVNHAIAGIYPPGSTFKMVPASGGLEDQVITPRTLLSDPGIIYLPNRYAPDDPNLAQPFVCWIYKLGGAHGDITVREALGESCDVFFYKLGGGWPPANFDGLGIDALAGYARQFGFGQVSGIDLPGENPGLIPDSKWKRVTKGERWVTGDTYNMTIGQGDVLATPLQVSLMTMVVANGGALYRPQLVAAVTDDKGRLVQRSQPELIRQVPVSAKNLAVVREGLWMAVNASFGTAPNAALPDVTVAGKTGTAEFFDPHIPRDGKGNLPTHAWFTAFAPYEAPEIVVTVFVYNGGEGSVTSVPIARSILRTYFDLQRRDAEAGSHSILDQMEETPTP; encoded by the coding sequence ATGACCCCCCACTCACCCCACCGCAGCGACGCCACCGTCCGCCTCTGGCTGCTCCGCCTGGTCACGCTGCTCCTCTTCGGCATCCTCATCGGCCAGTTGGCGCTGATGCAGTTCGTACGCGGGGCGAGTTTTCAGGCCGAAGCCACCTTCAATCGGGTGCGCGTGGTGCTGACCGAGGGCGAACGCGGGGTGATCTACGACCGCGACGGCCGCATCCTGGCCCGCAACACGGCCCGTTTCGGCGTGGCGGTGGTGCCAGCCGAGCTGCCCGATGACCCAGACTACACCGTCTCGCAGACCAAGCGCCACGCTCTCTACGCCGACCTGCTCCACGTGCTCGACGAATCGCTGGCTGCGACTGCCGCCCTCACCCCCACCCTGGCCGGCGGCGCCCCCGCCAGTTCTGGCCCCCTGCCCACGGCCTACTTTGCTGGCGCCAGTCTGCCGGCCGCGCCCCGGCCCCTGAACAGCGACGAGATCGATGCCATCGTCAGCCAGCGCGAGGCCGGCAGCGCCTTCCAGCCGGTGCTGGTGGCCGAAAACCTGCCCCGTCAGGCCGCCCTGCGCATCGAAGAACAGCGTTACCGGCTACCAGGGGTCGAGCTGCAGCTGCGCTCGACCCGCGAGTATCCGTTTGGGGCCGACGTTTCCCATCTCATCGGCTACATGGGGCCGATCCCCGAGGAGACGCGCCGGCTGTACGAAGAAAAAGGCTACCCGGCCGATAGTTGGGTGGGCTGGACGGGACTGGAATTTAGCTTCGAGGACACCCTGCGCGGGCAGTCGGGCCGCCGGGTGATCGAGGTCGATGTCAACGGCCGCGAGCGGACGACTCTGGGCGACGAGATCCCCCCCACCCCTGGCAAGAACCTCATCCTCAGCCTGGATATGGAGTTGCAAACGGCCATGCGCCAGGCCCTGGTGGCGGGCATCGACCCCAAGCGGTCGGAAGGAGCCGTGGCCGTGGCGTTGGACCCGCGCAATGGCTTCGTGTTGGGCATGGTCAGCCTCCCCACCTACGACAACAACATCTTCGCCGACGGCATCACCGAACAGGAATACACGGCCATTGCCGAGGCGCGCGGGCGCCCGCTGGTGAACCACGCCATCGCCGGCATCTATCCGCCTGGTTCGACCTTCAAGATGGTGCCGGCGTCAGGCGGCCTCGAAGACCAGGTCATCACCCCCCGCACCCTCCTTTCTGACCCTGGCATCATCTACCTGCCCAACCGTTATGCGCCTGACGACCCGAATCTGGCACAGCCGTTCGTCTGCTGGATCTACAAACTGGGCGGCGCCCACGGCGACATCACCGTGCGCGAGGCGCTGGGCGAATCGTGCGATGTCTTCTTCTACAAGTTGGGTGGCGGCTGGCCGCCGGCGAATTTCGACGGCCTGGGCATCGACGCCCTGGCCGGGTACGCCCGGCAGTTCGGTTTCGGCCAGGTCAGCGGCATCGACCTCCCCGGCGAGAACCCCGGCCTCATCCCTGATTCGAAGTGGAAGCGCGTGACCAAAGGCGAACGCTGGGTGACGGGTGACACCTACAACATGACCATCGGCCAGGGCGATGTGCTGGCCACACCGCTACAGGTGAGCCTGATGACCATGGTCGTGGCCAACGGCGGCGCCCTCTATCGCCCCCAACTGGTGGCGGCCGTCACCGACGATAAGGGTCGCCTGGTGCAGCGCAGCCAGCCCGAACTCATCCGGCAAGTCCCCGTCTCGGCCAAGAACCTGGCCGTGGTGCGGGAAGGGCTGTGGATGGCGGTCAATGCCTCGTTCGGCACGGCCCCCAACGCCGCCCTCCCCGACGTCACCGTCGCCGGCAAAACCGGCACCGCCGAGTTCTTCGACCCGCACATCCCTCGCGATGGTAAAGGCAACCTGCCCACCCATGCCTGGTTCACGGCCTTTGCCCCCTACGAAGCGCCCGAAATCGTGGTGACGGTGTTCGTCTACAACGGCGGCGAAGGCTCGGTCACGTCCGTACCCATCGCTCGTTCTATCCTCCGCACCTATTTCGACCTGCAGCGGCGCGACGCCGAAGCCGGTAGCCACAGCATCCTCGACCAGATGGAGGAGACGCCCACGCCATGA